A stretch of Paenibacillus peoriae DNA encodes these proteins:
- the abc-f gene encoding ribosomal protection-like ABC-F family protein: MPAIQVTNLTFAYPGSYDPIFENVHFQIDTDWKLGFTGRNGRGKTTFLNLLQEKYEYSGTISTPVVFDYFPFPVEHPEYLTLDVVEEIVPSYESWKLMRELNLLKISEDVLYRPFESLSQGEQTKVLLAVLFIQDNRFLLIDEPTNHLDLHARKLVADYLNTKRGFILVSHDRAFLDRCVDHILSINKTNIEIQKGNFSSWWTNKTRQDTFEMAQNEKLYKDIQRLSASAKRTSGWSFETEKSKNGTRNSGSKLDKGYVGHKAAKMMKRSKSIEQRQHAALEEKSKLLRNIEQSESLAISQLVYPKSELAMLDHVTIYYGERAVCKNICLTIEPGDRIAISGPNGSGKSSLLRLLNDETLHYTGTFQREPQLRVSYVSQNTSHLRGTLSDYAAEHRIDESLFKAVLRKLDFARIQFEKDISAFSGGQKKKVLIARSLCEEAHLHIWDEPLNFIDVISRMQIEELLLEYTPTIVFVEHDREFHDRVATKTIELGGD, translated from the coding sequence CCAGGCAGCTATGACCCCATATTCGAAAATGTTCATTTTCAAATTGATACAGACTGGAAGTTGGGCTTTACGGGGCGAAACGGTCGGGGGAAAACGACATTCTTAAACCTGTTGCAGGAGAAATACGAATACAGCGGTACGATCTCCACACCAGTCGTCTTTGATTATTTTCCGTTTCCCGTCGAGCACCCGGAGTATTTGACCTTAGACGTCGTCGAAGAGATCGTGCCAAGCTATGAGAGCTGGAAGTTGATGCGCGAACTGAACCTGCTTAAGATTTCAGAAGACGTGTTGTACCGGCCATTCGAATCGCTGTCCCAAGGGGAACAGACGAAGGTATTGCTGGCCGTGCTATTCATCCAAGACAATCGATTTCTGCTCATCGACGAACCGACCAATCATCTCGACTTGCACGCACGCAAGCTTGTCGCCGATTATCTGAATACGAAGCGCGGTTTTATTCTTGTTTCACACGACCGGGCTTTTCTCGACCGCTGCGTGGATCATATTCTATCGATCAACAAAACGAATATCGAAATCCAAAAAGGCAACTTCTCCAGTTGGTGGACGAACAAAACTCGCCAAGATACGTTCGAAATGGCACAAAACGAAAAGCTGTACAAAGACATACAGCGTTTATCTGCTTCTGCTAAACGTACTAGCGGCTGGTCTTTCGAGACCGAAAAATCGAAGAACGGCACACGAAACTCCGGCTCCAAGCTTGACAAGGGATACGTCGGGCATAAGGCAGCGAAAATGATGAAACGCTCGAAATCCATCGAACAGCGGCAACACGCCGCTTTAGAGGAAAAATCGAAATTGCTCCGAAATATCGAACAGTCAGAAAGCCTTGCGATCTCTCAGCTCGTGTATCCCAAATCGGAACTGGCTATGCTGGATCACGTCACGATTTACTACGGGGAAAGAGCGGTTTGCAAGAACATTTGTCTGACGATCGAACCAGGAGATCGGATTGCAATTTCAGGTCCAAATGGTTCAGGTAAGTCTAGCTTGCTTCGCCTGCTGAACGATGAGACGCTACATTATACAGGTACGTTTCAGCGGGAGCCGCAGCTTCGCGTTTCCTATGTATCCCAGAATACTTCTCATCTGCGAGGAACGCTTTCCGATTATGCAGCAGAGCACAGAATTGACGAAAGCTTATTTAAGGCCGTGTTACGTAAGCTAGATTTCGCCCGCATCCAGTTTGAGAAGGATATATCGGCGTTTAGCGGCGGGCAGAAGAAGAAGGTTCTAATCGCGAGAAGCCTATGTGAGGAGGCTCATCTGCATATTTGGGACGAACCGCTCAACTTTATCGACGTGATTTCCCGGATGCAAATTGAGGAGCTGTTGCTTGAGTACACGCCGACCATTGTATTCGTGGAACATGATCGGGAATTTCATGACCGTGTCGCCACGAAAACGATTGAACTCGGTGGAGATTAG
- a CDS encoding spore germination protein produces MVDKLKKWLFKQPSRSKNGTSSEPVNDKKSTELSKELSGTLKDNVTLLKQEIGHSTDFILRCLNDKQGNPVLAVGFLQGLIDQQILTTLLEELTAGIRNGDLSDRNVESWLMDRIPIGGITCLKNEKALIHAVLYGQVVLLVEGSTKAFAASMSGGAKRAVEEPTSQTVIRGPKEGFTEDISTNIALLRRRIKSTELHFDSRIIGSYTQTKVSVAYIRGIADPEVVKEISRRLDSINTDSILESGYIEEFIQDGVWTPFPTIYNTERPDTVAGSLLEGLVAILVDGTPFVLIAPVTFFRFIASSEDYYQRYDLASFLRIVRMASFFLALLLPSFFIATTTFHQEMLPTTMLITLAAQRENTPLPALLEAMLMELTFEVIREAGVRMPRAVGPAISIVGALVLGQAAVQAGLVSAAMVIVVSFTAICNFVLPAINMAGAVRLLRFGLMLLAGLFGLYGVLAGLVPILVRLVSVNSFGVPYMMPLAPFYTSNMKDLFVRVPWWKMKKRPKMIGDVNPVRQATEQESFAEQAGEHSRDPMA; encoded by the coding sequence ATGGTTGACAAGTTAAAAAAATGGCTGTTTAAGCAGCCTTCACGATCTAAAAATGGCACGAGCTCTGAACCAGTTAATGATAAAAAATCGACTGAGTTATCCAAGGAACTGAGTGGCACGCTTAAGGACAACGTGACCTTGCTGAAGCAGGAAATAGGACATAGCACGGATTTCATTCTTCGTTGTTTGAACGATAAACAGGGCAATCCGGTTCTCGCTGTAGGTTTTCTTCAAGGCCTGATTGATCAGCAAATTTTAACGACACTGCTGGAGGAACTTACTGCAGGTATTCGAAATGGGGATCTCTCCGATCGTAATGTTGAAAGTTGGTTGATGGATCGTATTCCTATTGGGGGCATCACTTGCCTTAAAAATGAGAAAGCACTTATCCATGCCGTTCTTTATGGACAGGTGGTTCTCCTTGTCGAAGGCAGCACCAAGGCCTTTGCTGCTTCTATGAGCGGGGGGGCTAAAAGAGCGGTTGAGGAGCCAACATCGCAGACAGTAATTCGCGGTCCTAAAGAGGGGTTTACAGAGGATATATCCACCAATATCGCACTCCTCCGGAGAAGGATCAAATCAACTGAACTCCACTTTGATTCTCGAATTATCGGATCATACACGCAGACGAAGGTATCGGTGGCATATATTCGAGGCATTGCAGATCCAGAGGTGGTTAAGGAAATCTCCAGACGATTAGATTCCATTAACACGGACAGTATTCTCGAAAGTGGATATATCGAGGAATTTATTCAAGATGGGGTATGGACCCCCTTTCCAACCATATATAACACTGAGCGCCCGGATACTGTAGCAGGCAGCTTGCTTGAGGGGTTAGTAGCGATATTGGTTGATGGGACTCCATTTGTATTGATTGCTCCTGTAACCTTTTTTCGGTTCATCGCATCCAGTGAAGACTACTACCAACGTTATGATCTGGCATCTTTTCTTCGAATCGTTCGAATGGCATCCTTTTTCTTGGCATTGCTATTACCCTCATTCTTTATTGCAACAACAACGTTTCACCAGGAAATGCTGCCTACAACAATGCTCATCACTTTGGCTGCGCAGAGAGAGAATACACCATTGCCAGCCCTGCTTGAAGCAATGCTAATGGAGCTGACCTTTGAGGTTATTCGCGAAGCAGGAGTACGAATGCCGCGCGCCGTAGGGCCTGCAATCTCTATCGTTGGGGCATTGGTTCTTGGACAAGCTGCTGTACAGGCGGGATTGGTTTCTGCAGCTATGGTGATTGTGGTTTCATTCACAGCTATCTGCAACTTTGTACTACCTGCGATCAATATGGCGGGGGCTGTTCGTTTGCTCAGATTTGGACTCATGCTGTTAGCGGGTTTATTTGGATTATACGGCGTTTTGGCCGGCTTGGTTCCCATCCTCGTTCGATTAGTATCTGTGAATTCGTTCGGCGTTCCTTATATGATGCCGCTCGCACCTTTCTATACGAGCAATATGAAAGACCTGTTTGTGCGTGTACCTTGGTGGAAGATGAAGAAACGGCCGAAAATGATTGGGGATGTCAATCCAGTAAGACAGGCAACGGAACAGGAATCATTTGCAGAACAAGCGGGGGAACACAGCCGAGATCCCATGGCGTAA
- a CDS encoding Ger(x)C family spore germination protein: protein MSQLGRFILALVILFILAGCWNRVELNELWVTAATGVDMMDDGQWMMSYQIIIPSALASGTGGGTGGSSQPASHVFSVKSKTYNQALSYSNLKTSRQIYIAHNRVVFIGKRAAEKGMDRLIDFYLRNTEAREMVTMIVTDGLASDLLKKLLPPEKLQGVAMAELVDKESDILSVFPKVRVYDFVLSMNSDSKSIGVPVAELTGEGDYQDVKEAESLDVFKKTSAPLKLALTKLAVFQKGKLKGFLNKEESLGVSYLSQKINNSEISFPCSKQPGREMYSSILVNSANVKLTPRKTSSHYTMQVGVKINGTLNETTCTKDISKTKTIHDLEEEIAKEVTSTINKGWAKLQELGVDATGFADRIHRRFPREWGTVKKDWDQEFKKIELDIRVDARIQRPGLLQKHIGSQT, encoded by the coding sequence ATGTCCCAATTAGGCAGATTTATTTTGGCCTTGGTCATATTATTCATTTTGGCGGGTTGCTGGAACCGAGTCGAACTGAATGAGCTGTGGGTAACTGCGGCTACAGGAGTAGATATGATGGACGACGGACAGTGGATGATGTCCTATCAGATTATTATTCCCTCCGCCCTTGCAAGTGGTACCGGAGGAGGAACGGGAGGGTCTTCTCAACCGGCATCCCATGTATTCTCAGTAAAGTCCAAAACCTATAACCAGGCGTTATCGTACAGCAATTTAAAAACATCAAGACAAATCTACATAGCACATAATCGTGTTGTATTTATCGGTAAGAGAGCGGCTGAGAAAGGAATGGACCGTTTAATTGATTTTTATCTTCGTAATACGGAAGCAAGGGAGATGGTAACTATGATTGTAACGGACGGCTTAGCATCCGATCTATTAAAGAAATTACTGCCGCCTGAAAAACTTCAAGGCGTCGCCATGGCTGAATTAGTCGACAAAGAGAGTGATATTTTATCGGTGTTTCCGAAAGTTAGGGTTTATGATTTCGTATTAAGCATGAACTCGGATTCCAAATCTATTGGAGTACCGGTCGCCGAGTTGACCGGAGAAGGGGACTATCAGGATGTGAAGGAAGCAGAGAGTCTGGATGTCTTCAAAAAAACCTCGGCCCCGCTCAAACTGGCATTGACTAAATTGGCGGTATTCCAAAAAGGAAAGCTCAAAGGGTTTCTCAACAAGGAAGAGAGTCTGGGTGTATCTTATCTGTCTCAAAAGATTAACAACAGCGAAATTTCGTTCCCATGCAGCAAACAGCCCGGTAGGGAAATGTACTCTTCCATACTAGTAAACTCTGCTAATGTAAAGCTTACACCCAGAAAAACCAGTTCTCATTACACTATGCAGGTTGGAGTGAAAATTAATGGGACTTTAAATGAAACTACATGCACTAAGGATATTTCCAAGACGAAGACCATACATGATCTGGAAGAAGAGATTGCAAAAGAAGTGACCAGTACGATAAATAAGGGCTGGGCTAAACTTCAGGAACTTGGTGTAGACGCAACTGGTTTTGCTGACCGGATTCACCGGAGGTTCCCAAGGGAGTGGGGAACGGTGAAAAAAGACTGGGATCAGGAATTCAAGAAGATAGAACTGGACATTCGAGTGGATGCACGGATTCAGCGTCCTGGCCTCCTACAGAAGCATATCGGAAGTCAAACCTAA
- a CDS encoding GerAB/ArcD/ProY family transporter translates to MNKTVTRVSGLAIAFSLFQVGSTTLFLLGATAKQDAWLAMLIGALVGFVLLIMYLYMHKLDPHRDLYELLCHYWGKWIGSLGGLLFISYFAYEASRSVRDIGELGALTLLNRTPTEVITFIALIVCADVVWFGPRVWFLLCHIFLLLLVFGYGILLLLTPFTGLIHFEFLFPVLENGLTPVVKAAIPEIVSFPFGQTVLFLVLFKIVTDKRKLQRSIVIVYWITAVFLIVMNELTILVLGPEWAASSTYPLFEVTQLIQLPKIVERADVLFSMILFIGIGIKTAGFMFGAVIGLQTITPFRYKPALLLLSIIIYALTFLSSRLTEFLWFGLHVALVRVWPIFQIALPVLLFLTMLIRKKKRRTYS, encoded by the coding sequence ATGAATAAAACCGTCACCAGGGTATCCGGGTTAGCTATCGCTTTTTCCTTGTTTCAGGTTGGCAGTACAACCTTATTCCTCTTGGGAGCTACAGCCAAGCAGGATGCATGGCTAGCCATGCTGATCGGCGCACTTGTAGGCTTCGTCTTGCTAATCATGTATTTATACATGCATAAACTTGATCCACATCGAGATTTGTACGAGCTCCTATGCCATTATTGGGGAAAATGGATAGGTAGTCTGGGTGGTCTTCTGTTCATCAGTTACTTTGCTTATGAAGCTTCCAGGAGTGTCAGGGACATTGGTGAGCTCGGCGCATTGACATTACTTAACAGAACTCCTACCGAAGTTATTACGTTTATAGCGTTAATTGTCTGTGCCGATGTAGTGTGGTTTGGACCGAGGGTCTGGTTCCTTCTATGTCATATCTTCCTTCTTCTATTGGTTTTTGGTTATGGCATTTTATTATTGCTTACTCCTTTTACAGGACTCATTCACTTTGAATTTTTATTTCCTGTATTGGAGAATGGTCTAACTCCCGTAGTGAAGGCTGCCATTCCCGAGATCGTGTCTTTTCCCTTCGGGCAGACGGTTCTTTTTCTTGTGCTGTTCAAGATTGTTACGGATAAACGTAAATTACAGCGGTCAATCGTCATTGTTTACTGGATCACTGCTGTGTTCCTTATTGTAATGAATGAACTAACAATCCTGGTTTTAGGTCCGGAATGGGCAGCATCAAGCACCTATCCCTTATTTGAGGTTACACAACTAATTCAGCTACCGAAGATCGTTGAGAGAGCTGATGTCCTGTTTTCGATGATTCTATTTATTGGAATCGGAATCAAAACGGCTGGTTTTATGTTTGGTGCCGTCATTGGGCTTCAAACGATAACCCCCTTTAGATATAAGCCTGCTTTACTGTTGCTAAGTATCATCATATACGCCCTTACGTTTCTCTCCTCTAGGTTAACCGAATTTTTGTGGTTCGGTCTTCATGTAGCCTTGGTTCGAGTTTGGCCTATCTTTCAGATTGCTCTGCCTGTCCTCCTTTTCCTGACCATGCTAATTCGGAAGAAAAAGAGAAGGACTTATAGTTAG
- a CDS encoding BclA C-terminal domain-containing protein, producing MFRHYYWQKKMHRRKFRRCVVKKVKVLPKVIVKGIRGPQGPQGPQGPQGAQGLPGPQGVPGAQGQQGLQGFQGIPGPTGPAGAVGPAGPVGPAGAVGPAGATGAAGPAGGGISDFLSVFRADPGTGTDTVPGNSPITFTGVLANVGGAFTFTPPSTTITINETGSYLIDFTIHNQGDAAFNLTVNGIPVTPVPFTGNGGGPISAEVIITVGVVPTTIQLVNANATPAQLHNFTNTTLTILKLTV from the coding sequence ATGTTTAGACATTATTATTGGCAAAAGAAAATGCATCGGAGAAAATTTAGAAGATGTGTAGTTAAAAAGGTCAAAGTTTTACCGAAAGTTATTGTTAAAGGGATCCGAGGACCTCAAGGACCTCAAGGACCTCAGGGACCGCAGGGAGCGCAGGGACTGCCGGGTCCACAGGGAGTTCCAGGTGCTCAAGGCCAGCAAGGGCTACAAGGTTTTCAAGGAATTCCCGGACCAACAGGACCCGCAGGAGCAGTTGGGCCAGCAGGACCAGTGGGACCGGCAGGAGCGGTAGGACCAGCAGGAGCAACGGGGGCAGCAGGGCCAGCAGGCGGCGGGATATCAGACTTCTTAAGTGTCTTCCGAGCAGATCCTGGTACGGGAACGGACACAGTTCCGGGTAACTCACCAATTACCTTTACTGGAGTTTTGGCTAATGTTGGAGGTGCATTTACTTTCACTCCTCCATCTACAACGATAACAATCAACGAAACGGGAAGCTATCTAATAGATTTTACAATTCATAACCAAGGTGATGCTGCCTTTAACCTTACCGTAAATGGAATCCCTGTTACTCCTGTTCCCTTCACGGGTAACGGTGGCGGACCAATTTCGGCAGAAGTCATTATTACTGTAGGGGTCGTTCCTACAACTATTCAATTGGTAAATGCAAATGCAACCCCAGCCCAACTTCATAACTTTACCAATACTACTCTTACTATATTAAAGTTGACCGTTTAA
- a CDS encoding IS3 family transposase (programmed frameshift), whose product MVQLYQSGKARKDIIQEYDLNPSSLDKWVKQSSTSGSFKEKDNRIPEELELLELRKQNKQLLMENDIFKASRADHGTKVNVIRQNKHKYSVSAMCDVLKLPRSTYYYEENKVEVTSEGELPSLIMDIFQSSRQNYGTRKIKKALHQQGSTVFRRSIGRIMKEYGVVSSYTVAQYKPHPTRCNEAKQANVLDRKFEQEQALSVVVSDLTYVRVGSYWNYVCFFVVLFNREIIGYSAGPHKEAKLVYRALASIKGNLNDIQLFHTDRGNEFKNKLIDDALKAFQIERSLSMKCCPYDNAVAEATFKIFKTEFVKKRHFESLAELTTELHGYVHWFNHIRIHGSLDYLSPAEFKQRHHKKIV is encoded by the exons ATGGTTCAGCTCTATCAAAGTGGCAAAGCACGAAAGGATATCATTCAAGAATATGATTTGAATCCTTCATCGTTGGATAAATGGGTGAAACAGAGTTCCACATCTGGATCCTTCAAAGAGAAAGACAACCGGATTCCAGAGGAATTAGAACTGCTCGAACTTCGAAAACAGAACAAGCAACTGCTCATGGAGAATGATATAT TTAAAGCAAGCCGCGCTGATCATGGGACGAAAGTAAATGTCATTCGCCAGAATAAACATAAATACTCGGTATCAGCAATGTGCGACGTCCTAAAACTCCCGAGAAGCACCTATTATTATGAAGAAAACAAAGTAGAAGTGACATCGGAGGGTGAGCTTCCCTCCCTGATTATGGACATTTTTCAAAGCAGCCGTCAAAACTACGGTACGCGTAAGATCAAAAAAGCGTTACACCAGCAAGGCTCTACGGTATTCAGGCGGAGTATTGGACGAATCATGAAGGAATACGGGGTGGTTTCCTCGTATACGGTTGCTCAGTACAAGCCTCATCCCACGAGATGCAATGAAGCCAAGCAAGCGAATGTACTGGACCGGAAATTTGAACAAGAGCAAGCGTTGTCTGTCGTCGTAAGCGATCTGACGTACGTCCGAGTGGGTTCATATTGGAACTACGTATGCTTCTTTGTAGTTCTGTTTAACCGCGAGATTATTGGCTACAGTGCAGGCCCTCACAAGGAGGCCAAGCTGGTTTACCGTGCTTTGGCTTCAATTAAGGGCAACCTGAATGACATTCAACTCTTCCATACCGACCGAGGCAATGAATTCAAGAATAAGCTCATCGACGATGCGCTAAAGGCTTTTCAGATTGAGCGTTCTTTGAGCATGAAGTGCTGTCCCTATGACAATGCCGTTGCGGAAGCTACTTTTAAAATTTTCAAAACGGAATTTGTGAAGAAACGTCATTTTGAAAGTCTTGCTGAGCTAACCACAGAATTACATGGCTATGTACACTGGTTTAACCATATTCGGATTCACGGTTCTCTGGATTACTTGAGTCCAGCTGAGTTCAAGCAGAGACACCACAAAAAAATTGTCTAG